A genomic stretch from Telmatocola sphagniphila includes:
- a CDS encoding DEAD/DEAH box helicase: MRSREELAFDYLGTLPYSPYPLQEEAVLKWFESEQGVMVCAPTGTGKTLIAQSVLFEALQTGKTAYYTTPLIALTEQKFHEMQIQAVRWGFQPEDVGLVTGNRKVNPDAKVLIVVAEILLNRLLHPEGFDFSKVLGVVMDEFHSFADPERGIVWELSLSMLPSNVRLMLLSATVGNAHEFIQWLERCHNRKIDLVQGFERKIPLTYHWVPDQFLGELLVDMAKGDDNTRKTPALVFCFNRDECWSVAEMIKGLDVMAPGQRAALAAEVDKLEWKTGAGPKLIQMLRRGVGVHHAGVMPIYRRKIEELFEKKLLSVAVCTETLAAGINLPARSVVVSSLMKGPFGKEKLIEPSTAHQIFGRAGRPQYDTQGHVFALPHEDDVRILRWRKQYDAIPEDTKDPTLIKKKKELKRKKPERNSQRQYWNESSFEKLKTGPAARLYSKGPLPWRLLAYLLKASPDVDRIRTVVRKRLLDQPRIVAGEKQLITMLLTLHDAGYVKLEPDVIRNEVGKVDENYQPILAHPTPAMDRLLAFRAVHPLYGSFLVDLLGKADADERIQAFESVLELPRPLLKYVRVPWEVKPGILETTFLRPQLEQLGLLKVNIPKEPSEETDEEEIEEEWPEEREPNFAEKLFLYFEAKHPAVHDVTVLPVWAAAEVFRYDGDFNRYVKQRDLIRQEGIIFRHLLRLILLLEEFLEVIPEGVESSLWQNDLRKIGSDLEEICRKVDPTSTEEAIQRAHTKDLVVDEKQIQVVAETVIGDKFEAPANFGEGL; this comes from the coding sequence TTGCGTAGCCGTGAAGAATTGGCCTTCGATTACCTGGGCACACTGCCTTATTCCCCCTATCCGCTTCAGGAGGAAGCCGTTCTCAAATGGTTCGAGAGCGAGCAAGGGGTGATGGTCTGCGCCCCCACGGGAACGGGTAAAACTCTGATCGCCCAGTCCGTTCTTTTCGAAGCCCTCCAGACCGGCAAAACGGCCTACTACACCACGCCGTTAATCGCACTGACCGAGCAGAAGTTCCACGAGATGCAGATACAGGCGGTGCGTTGGGGCTTTCAGCCAGAGGATGTTGGTCTGGTCACGGGAAACCGTAAGGTGAATCCGGATGCCAAGGTTCTGATCGTCGTGGCCGAGATTCTGCTCAATCGCTTATTGCATCCCGAGGGTTTCGATTTTTCCAAGGTGCTCGGCGTGGTGATGGATGAGTTCCACTCTTTTGCCGATCCGGAGAGAGGGATCGTCTGGGAGCTGAGTCTTTCGATGCTGCCGTCGAATGTGCGTCTGATGCTGCTCTCCGCGACGGTGGGTAATGCGCATGAGTTCATCCAGTGGTTGGAGCGCTGTCACAACCGCAAGATCGATTTGGTTCAAGGCTTCGAGCGAAAAATTCCTCTGACGTATCATTGGGTTCCGGATCAATTTCTCGGTGAATTACTGGTCGATATGGCCAAAGGGGATGACAACACCCGCAAAACCCCGGCTCTGGTTTTTTGCTTCAATCGAGATGAATGCTGGTCGGTTGCCGAGATGATTAAAGGACTGGATGTGATGGCTCCGGGGCAGAGGGCCGCGCTAGCTGCCGAGGTCGATAAGCTCGAATGGAAAACCGGGGCCGGTCCCAAATTGATTCAAATGCTGCGTCGCGGCGTCGGCGTCCATCATGCGGGCGTTATGCCGATCTATCGACGGAAAATCGAGGAATTGTTCGAGAAAAAACTCCTTTCGGTGGCCGTTTGTACCGAAACGCTGGCGGCGGGGATCAATCTGCCGGCGCGCTCAGTCGTAGTTTCGAGTCTCATGAAAGGGCCCTTCGGGAAAGAAAAACTGATCGAGCCTAGCACGGCCCATCAGATTTTCGGCCGAGCGGGGCGGCCACAGTACGATACGCAGGGCCACGTATTTGCGCTTCCGCATGAAGATGACGTTCGCATTTTGCGCTGGCGCAAACAGTACGATGCGATACCCGAGGACACCAAGGATCCGACTCTGATCAAAAAGAAAAAGGAGTTGAAACGCAAAAAGCCGGAGCGGAATTCCCAAAGGCAGTATTGGAATGAATCTTCATTTGAAAAATTGAAAACGGGCCCGGCTGCCCGGCTCTACTCCAAGGGACCGCTACCCTGGAGACTTTTGGCATATCTGTTGAAAGCTTCTCCCGATGTGGATCGCATTCGAACGGTCGTCCGCAAGCGACTGCTCGACCAGCCAAGAATCGTGGCTGGCGAAAAGCAGTTGATAACCATGCTCCTCACCCTTCACGATGCCGGGTATGTGAAACTCGAGCCTGATGTGATTCGTAACGAGGTGGGAAAAGTCGACGAAAATTATCAGCCGATTCTGGCTCATCCCACACCCGCGATGGATCGCCTTCTCGCATTCCGAGCGGTTCACCCGCTTTATGGTTCCTTCCTGGTCGATCTGCTGGGCAAAGCCGATGCCGATGAACGGATTCAGGCGTTCGAAAGCGTACTCGAATTACCCCGTCCGTTACTGAAATACGTGCGCGTCCCCTGGGAAGTTAAACCGGGAATCCTGGAAACGACATTTTTACGCCCGCAACTGGAGCAATTGGGGCTATTGAAAGTCAATATTCCCAAGGAGCCGAGCGAAGAAACGGATGAAGAGGAAATTGAGGAAGAATGGCCCGAGGAACGAGAGCCCAATTTTGCGGAAAAATTGTTTCTCTACTTCGAGGCGAAGCATCCGGCAGTCCATGATGTGACCGTACTACCGGTGTGGGCGGCGGCCGAAGTGTTCCGGTACGACGGGGATTTCAATCGCTATGTCAAGCAACGCGATCTCATTCGGCAGGAAGGGATAATTTTTCGACATCTGCTGCGGCTGATTCTTCTTTTGGAAGAATTTCTGGAAGTTATACCAGAAGGGGTCGAGTCGAGTCTCTGGCAGAACGATTTAAGAAAAATCGGCAGCGACTTGGAGGAGATCTGTCGGAAAGTGGATCCGACCAGCACCGAAGAGGCCATCCAGAGAGCTCACACGAAAGATCTCGTCGTCGATGAAAAACAGATTCAGGTGGTCGCCGAAACGGTAATCGGGGACAAATTTGAAGCACCGGCCAATTTCGGTGAAGGATTATAG
- the ung gene encoding uracil-DNA glycosylase, with translation MPLPSVHSSWLPFFRKEFSKPYMAELRQFVADERKQHAVYPPAPEVFQAFQLTGLADLKVLVLGQDPYHGEGQAHGLSFSVKPGVKPPPSLVNIFKELMSDLGIAMPKNGYLKSWAEQGVMMLNAVLTVRANTPTSHKDRGWETFTDAAIEEINRKVDPVIFVLWGAYAQKKGRLIDAKKHHVLKSAHPSPFSADSGFFGSRPFSQINKLLEKEGKTPIEWGY, from the coding sequence ATCCCCTTACCGAGTGTACACTCCTCCTGGCTGCCCTTCTTCCGCAAAGAATTTTCCAAACCTTACATGGCCGAGCTGCGGCAGTTTGTGGCCGACGAGCGCAAGCAGCATGCCGTCTATCCACCGGCACCCGAGGTCTTTCAGGCGTTTCAGCTGACGGGTCTGGCTGATTTGAAAGTCCTGGTCCTCGGGCAGGATCCCTACCACGGCGAGGGACAGGCCCACGGTTTGAGCTTCTCGGTGAAACCCGGCGTCAAACCGCCGCCGTCGTTAGTGAACATTTTCAAGGAGCTGATGAGCGATCTGGGCATAGCGATGCCAAAAAATGGCTACCTGAAGAGTTGGGCGGAACAAGGGGTAATGATGCTCAATGCCGTACTGACTGTCCGGGCAAATACACCCACCAGCCATAAAGATCGCGGTTGGGAGACGTTCACCGATGCCGCCATTGAAGAGATCAACCGCAAAGTCGATCCAGTGATTTTTGTTTTGTGGGGAGCCTATGCACAGAAAAAAGGTCGATTAATCGATGCGAAGAAGCATCACGTTTTGAAATCGGCCCATCCGTCCCCCTTCTCAGCCGACAGCGGTTTCTTCGGTTCCAGGCCATTTTCCCAGATCAATAAATTGCTGGAAAAAGAAGGCAAAACCCCAATCGAATGGGGCTACTGA
- a CDS encoding TAXI family TRAP transporter solute-binding subunit: MAFSKSSSAEKLAGNVYISFWTWMSILGLCLLILASVYVFFVEAPPPRKLVIASGVREGQYYKFALRYQQILLKQGIDVEVRESKGSIENLEWLLDDSKDVTVALVQSGIADRASCENLNALCSLYREPLWIFQQGMPTVNQLSQLIGKRIAIGPEGSGTRSVAQQLLAINGIDEKNSQLLSATGTEAASLLQEKKIDVVFLVASIEAVYVRQLLQAPEIQILELSQNLAYSKRFHFLSSITLPAGLVDLKANIPYKDTKIIAPTATLIARRSMHPALIALLLGAATKVHGGGDLLSADGEFPSKQFVDLPMDEDAEHFLKSGPPFLQRFLPFWLATFLDRMKLMIIPLVMLLMPLVRATPPLMRWRIRRRIYRWYSQLRHIDLKMYEGMSRAEAERNLQRLSLLDQQVAYVEIPLSYMEEYYNLRVHLDLVHDRVLAILSEQNSKILTGSQEKK; the protein is encoded by the coding sequence ATGGCGTTTTCCAAGAGTTCATCGGCCGAAAAACTGGCAGGGAACGTCTACATCTCGTTTTGGACCTGGATGTCGATTCTGGGTCTCTGCCTGTTAATCCTGGCGTCCGTTTATGTTTTTTTCGTGGAGGCGCCCCCCCCGCGAAAACTCGTGATCGCTTCCGGCGTCCGCGAAGGGCAGTACTACAAATTCGCGCTGCGATACCAGCAGATTTTGTTGAAGCAGGGAATCGATGTCGAAGTGCGCGAAAGCAAAGGTTCGATCGAGAATCTGGAATGGTTGCTGGATGATTCGAAAGATGTGACCGTCGCCCTGGTTCAATCGGGTATTGCCGATCGGGCCAGCTGCGAAAATCTCAATGCGCTTTGTAGTCTGTATCGCGAACCTCTCTGGATTTTTCAGCAGGGCATGCCGACGGTCAATCAACTCAGTCAATTGATCGGGAAACGCATTGCGATCGGTCCGGAAGGGAGCGGTACCCGGTCGGTCGCTCAGCAACTTCTGGCGATCAACGGAATCGATGAAAAGAATTCGCAACTTTTATCTGCCACGGGTACCGAGGCGGCCAGCTTGCTTCAGGAGAAGAAGATCGATGTGGTCTTTCTCGTCGCCAGTATCGAAGCCGTCTACGTTCGACAGTTACTGCAGGCGCCGGAAATTCAGATCCTCGAATTGTCGCAAAATCTCGCCTACTCCAAGCGCTTCCATTTCCTGTCGAGCATCACTCTGCCCGCGGGTTTGGTCGATCTGAAGGCAAACATTCCCTATAAGGATACGAAGATCATCGCTCCGACAGCGACTTTGATCGCTCGCAGATCGATGCACCCGGCCTTGATCGCCCTTCTGCTTGGAGCGGCAACCAAGGTGCACGGCGGAGGAGATTTGCTTTCCGCGGATGGCGAATTCCCGTCCAAGCAATTCGTCGACTTGCCGATGGACGAGGATGCGGAGCATTTCTTGAAATCGGGGCCGCCGTTTCTTCAGCGGTTCCTTCCATTCTGGCTGGCCACTTTCCTCGATCGCATGAAACTCATGATCATTCCCCTGGTCATGCTGCTGATGCCCCTGGTTCGAGCTACACCCCCCTTGATGCGTTGGCGAATTCGACGGCGAATTTACCGCTGGTATTCGCAGCTGCGGCACATCGATCTGAAGATGTATGAAGGGATGTCGAGGGCCGAGGCCGAGCGAAATCTTCAGCGGCTGAGTCTCCTGGATCAGCAGGTGGCTTACGTGGAAATACCCTTAAGTTACATGGAAGAATATTACAACCTGCGGGTGCATCTGGATCTGGTGCACGATAGAGTTCTGGCTATTCTTTCTGAACAGAATTCGAAGATTCTAACGGGATCGCAGGAAAAGAAATGA
- a CDS encoding GNAT family N-acetyltransferase, producing the protein MAITIRELEIGDFQKGFLETLDHMSKTDLSAEEAIVVWRVRCMAGVRTLVAVIDGKVVGTASLILEQKYIHKGGMIGHIEDVAVHPDHNGKGVGSELIRHLNQLATDLRCYKVILSCFQDLVPFYSRLGFRAHDIGMRFDCPKRGDSRIVTPD; encoded by the coding sequence ATGGCCATAACGATAAGAGAATTGGAAATCGGCGATTTTCAGAAGGGATTTCTGGAAACCTTGGATCATATGTCCAAAACCGATTTAAGTGCGGAAGAAGCGATCGTGGTCTGGCGTGTGCGGTGCATGGCCGGCGTGCGGACGCTGGTGGCCGTGATCGACGGAAAGGTCGTTGGTACGGCGAGTTTGATTCTGGAACAAAAATATATTCACAAAGGGGGTATGATCGGCCACATCGAGGATGTCGCGGTGCACCCCGATCATAATGGAAAAGGCGTCGGCTCGGAACTCATCCGACACCTCAACCAGTTGGCCACCGACTTACGGTGTTACAAAGTGATTCTCAGTTGTTTTCAGGATTTGGTCCCGTTCTACAGCCGCTTAGGCTTTCGAGCGCATGATATTGGCATGCGTTTTGATTGTCCCAAGAGAGGCGATAGTCGAATTGTTACTCCCGATTGA
- a CDS encoding YbjQ family protein produces MIVTTGNDIAGHVIQQYMGVVRGIIVRSPSISQGIMGGLKSIVGGNNKAFQAVCEQARLEAFKLMVEHAEELGANAIIGMRYDATEFAQSATEVLAYGTAVKV; encoded by the coding sequence ATGATCGTCACTACAGGCAACGACATTGCAGGGCACGTAATTCAACAGTACATGGGCGTGGTTCGAGGCATTATTGTTCGCTCTCCAAGCATAAGCCAGGGGATCATGGGCGGATTGAAATCCATCGTCGGAGGTAACAATAAAGCTTTTCAGGCAGTCTGCGAACAGGCCCGCTTGGAGGCCTTCAAGCTCATGGTGGAGCATGCCGAGGAATTAGGCGCCAATGCTATCATCGGTATGCGATATGATGCCACCGAATTCGCGCAGTCCGCAACGGAAGTCCTGGCTTACGGAACGGCCGTGAAAGTTTGA
- the trmD gene encoding tRNA (guanosine(37)-N1)-methyltransferase TrmD: MRFDVLTLFPDLFSGYLTQSILKIAIDRKLVDIHTWNFRDWSKSKHHSVDDRPYGGGPGMVLMCDPIFAAVEEVQAKAEIPGKLIMLTPGGRRLNQRLVEELAREPRLILLCGRYEGFDDRIRQGLQPMEISIGDFVCNGGEVPSMVLIDTVIRLIPGVLGDEQSAVDESHSVDGRLEYPQYTRPRNFRGMNVPEVLFSGNHAEIARWREEQSRLRSRGSIEPNLKDEETGNYP, translated from the coding sequence ATGCGCTTCGATGTGCTGACCCTCTTCCCGGATTTGTTTTCGGGTTACCTGACGCAGAGCATACTGAAGATCGCCATCGACCGAAAGCTCGTGGACATCCACACCTGGAATTTTCGCGATTGGTCGAAAAGTAAGCACCACAGCGTGGATGACCGGCCCTATGGCGGCGGACCCGGTATGGTGCTGATGTGCGACCCGATTTTTGCCGCGGTCGAAGAAGTTCAGGCAAAAGCGGAAATACCAGGAAAGCTGATAATGCTCACTCCCGGTGGCCGTCGGCTGAATCAGAGGTTGGTCGAAGAATTGGCACGCGAACCACGCTTGATTCTCCTATGCGGACGATATGAAGGTTTCGACGATCGAATCCGGCAAGGATTGCAGCCGATGGAGATTTCCATCGGCGATTTCGTCTGTAACGGCGGTGAAGTGCCGTCGATGGTGTTGATCGACACGGTCATTCGCCTCATCCCCGGTGTTCTGGGGGACGAGCAGAGTGCCGTGGATGAATCGCACAGTGTGGATGGTAGATTAGAATATCCGCAATACACCCGGCCCCGGAACTTTCGGGGAATGAATGTGCCGGAAGTGCTGTTCAGCGGGAACCATGCTGAAATAGCCCGCTGGCGAGAAGAACAATCGAGACTCCGCAGCCGGGGATCGATAGAACCGAATTTGAAAGACGAAGAAACAGGAAATTATCCATGA
- the tyrS gene encoding tyrosine--tRNA ligase has translation MLSIDQQLEHLRRGTEQIEPAGELRKKLEKSQATGKPLRVKYGIDPTGIDVHLGHTVPLRKLRLFQELGHQAVLIIGNYTALVGDPSGRDQSRARLTEEQVEKNAIDYLKQVAKVIDIQKAEVRRNGEWFSKFSFLDVLSLTSKTTIQRMLERDDFTKRFRAEPSVPIYMHECLYPLMQGHDSVEIHADIELGGSEQLFNLMMGRRLQEIDGQEPQICMTMPILRGLDGNRRMGKSLGNYVGIGEPANEQFGKTMSIPDSLLKEWFELLTDRPAAEIEALISSHPMAAKKTLGKDIVSFYHGAEAAEAAQKEWENRFSKGQDPAEIPEAIVATTDLFEGKINIAKLVAVCGLAKSNSEARQKVTEGAVNVGADRTKITDPKQMIVPEDGMIIRLGSRGIRRLKVQ, from the coding sequence GTGCTTTCGATCGACCAACAATTAGAACACCTCCGCCGGGGTACCGAACAGATCGAACCTGCCGGGGAACTGCGGAAAAAACTCGAAAAAAGTCAGGCTACCGGCAAGCCTTTGCGGGTAAAATATGGGATTGATCCCACGGGAATCGATGTCCATCTGGGCCACACCGTTCCTCTGCGTAAACTACGTCTCTTTCAAGAACTCGGCCATCAGGCCGTGCTGATCATCGGAAACTATACGGCCCTGGTCGGAGATCCCAGTGGCCGGGATCAGAGCCGGGCGCGATTAACGGAAGAACAGGTCGAGAAGAATGCCATCGACTACCTCAAGCAGGTGGCGAAGGTTATCGACATTCAGAAGGCCGAAGTACGCCGTAATGGCGAGTGGTTCTCCAAATTCAGTTTTCTCGACGTGCTCAGTCTCACCAGCAAAACCACCATTCAACGAATGCTGGAGCGCGACGATTTTACCAAGCGATTTCGAGCGGAACCTTCGGTACCGATCTATATGCATGAATGTCTGTATCCTCTAATGCAGGGGCACGACAGCGTCGAAATCCATGCCGATATCGAACTCGGCGGCAGTGAGCAACTCTTCAATCTCATGATGGGGCGACGGCTGCAGGAAATCGATGGCCAGGAGCCGCAAATCTGCATGACCATGCCGATCTTACGAGGGCTCGATGGCAATCGTCGGATGGGCAAAAGCCTCGGCAATTATGTCGGCATTGGGGAGCCGGCCAACGAACAGTTTGGTAAGACGATGAGCATTCCGGACAGCCTGTTGAAGGAATGGTTCGAACTCTTGACCGATAGACCTGCTGCCGAAATTGAAGCCCTCATCTCCTCCCATCCCATGGCGGCCAAGAAAACCCTGGGTAAGGATATCGTGTCGTTCTATCATGGTGCCGAAGCGGCCGAAGCGGCCCAGAAAGAATGGGAAAATCGCTTTTCGAAGGGACAGGATCCCGCGGAAATTCCCGAAGCGATCGTGGCGACTACCGATCTGTTCGAAGGCAAAATCAACATCGCGAAACTGGTGGCCGTGTGTGGCCTGGCTAAAAGCAACAGCGAAGCCCGCCAGAAGGTGACTGAAGGGGCCGTGAACGTTGGAGCCGACCGCACCAAGATTACCGATCCCAAACAGATGATCGTTCCGGAAGATGGCATGATCATTCGGCTGGGTAGCCGAGGTATCCGCCGACTGAAGGTTCAGTAG
- a CDS encoding DUF3500 domain-containing protein, which produces MKLLKFLGVAFLIFGLTRVSMIGQQRAPVGNQMTVAAEKFLATLPEDLRKKATFDFDSKERTGWYFTPQQKDKMFTRKGVRFEEMSKESQEAALGLLKTGTSEKGYKQATTIMSLENVLKDLEKNGVNVRNPNWYFVSVFGTPSKTGSWGWRLEGHHMSVNFTVEQGQVKSVTPFFFGANPAEVKSGDRKGLRTLPEVEDLARDLFKSLDESQQKEALQTKLFPEIPEAVTSAKPVQTVGISGEKLNATQKAKLKDLIQAYTNRIPAEVAEYEWKAINTSGGVDKVYFAYAGTTESGKPYTYHIVGPTFQVEFLNVQADGSNNPANHIHSVWRHLPSDFGL; this is translated from the coding sequence CCCGGTCGGTAATCAGATGACGGTCGCCGCCGAAAAGTTCCTGGCAACTCTTCCCGAGGATCTTCGCAAGAAAGCAACTTTTGATTTCGATTCCAAGGAACGAACAGGCTGGTACTTCACTCCGCAGCAGAAAGACAAAATGTTCACCCGTAAAGGTGTGCGTTTCGAGGAGATGAGCAAGGAGAGCCAGGAAGCGGCACTGGGTTTGCTGAAAACGGGCACCAGTGAAAAGGGCTATAAACAGGCTACGACGATCATGAGCCTGGAAAATGTTCTGAAGGATCTGGAAAAAAATGGCGTCAACGTTCGCAACCCGAATTGGTATTTCGTCAGTGTGTTCGGAACGCCTAGCAAAACCGGATCGTGGGGTTGGCGGTTGGAAGGCCATCACATGTCTGTGAATTTCACGGTCGAACAGGGGCAGGTGAAATCAGTAACACCGTTTTTCTTCGGGGCCAATCCGGCCGAGGTCAAATCGGGCGACCGCAAGGGCTTACGCACATTGCCGGAAGTGGAAGATCTGGCACGCGACCTGTTCAAATCCCTCGATGAATCCCAGCAGAAAGAAGCACTCCAAACCAAGTTGTTCCCGGAGATTCCCGAAGCGGTAACCAGTGCGAAGCCAGTCCAGACGGTAGGAATTTCGGGAGAAAAATTGAACGCGACCCAGAAAGCGAAACTGAAAGATCTGATTCAGGCTTATACCAATCGCATTCCGGCCGAAGTCGCCGAGTACGAATGGAAGGCGATCAATACCAGTGGCGGCGTGGATAAGGTCTATTTCGCCTATGCGGGAACGACCGAGAGCGGTAAGCCGTACACTTATCACATTGTCGGACCGACTTTTCAGGTCGAGTTTCTCAACGTTCAGGCCGATGGCTCGAACAATCCCGCCAACCACATTCACAGTGTCTGGCGGCACTTGCCAAGCGATTTCGGGCTTTAA
- a CDS encoding YraN family protein, which produces MSLPEPKKELSFTRHPWWRRWFGRRSEKAAYRFLRRQHFKIIGQNLEDHAGEIDLLAVDQRILVIVEVRSSEFATHMELAASVNAEKQRRLTQAALRFLQRRQLKNIPVRFDVLTIRWPSSARYPEIKHFRNAFPAVGKFQMHS; this is translated from the coding sequence ATGAGCCTGCCCGAGCCCAAAAAAGAATTGTCCTTCACACGCCACCCCTGGTGGCGCAGATGGTTCGGCCGCCGTTCGGAAAAGGCGGCCTATCGTTTTTTAAGACGCCAGCATTTCAAAATCATCGGCCAGAATCTGGAAGATCACGCCGGCGAAATCGATCTTTTAGCAGTCGATCAGCGAATATTAGTCATTGTGGAAGTCCGCTCCAGCGAATTTGCCACTCACATGGAACTAGCGGCGTCCGTCAACGCTGAGAAACAGAGACGCCTGACCCAGGCCGCACTCAGATTTCTTCAACGCCGCCAATTGAAAAATATTCCCGTTCGATTCGATGTTCTGACGATTCGCTGGCCCAGTTCTGCCCGCTATCCCGAGATTAAACATTTCCGGAATGCCTTCCCGGCGGTGGGCAAATTTCAGATGCATTCGTAG
- a CDS encoding DUF421 domain-containing protein: protein MFTPSVPIWELVIRAGIVYGFLLILLRITGKRQVGQLAPFDLVLLLVLANAVQNSINAGDNSVSGGLISATALVMLNFLVGMATYRSKTLESIIEGQPLVLIHNGHVLEKSMASAKLTRHELQAAMRLAGCAAYSDVQVAILENNGSISVVQHRDRKAAPPEEEPRP from the coding sequence ATGTTCACCCCAAGTGTGCCGATTTGGGAACTGGTGATTCGTGCGGGAATTGTTTACGGTTTTTTACTGATTCTCCTGCGAATCACAGGGAAAAGGCAGGTCGGCCAACTCGCCCCGTTCGATCTGGTTCTTCTGCTGGTGCTGGCCAACGCCGTGCAGAATTCCATAAACGCCGGCGATAATAGTGTCTCCGGGGGATTGATCTCAGCGACTGCTCTGGTTATGCTGAATTTTCTGGTTGGCATGGCGACTTATCGCAGTAAGACATTAGAATCGATAATTGAAGGTCAGCCCCTGGTACTCATTCACAATGGGCACGTGCTCGAAAAAAGCATGGCCAGTGCCAAACTGACCCGACATGAATTGCAAGCGGCTATGCGTTTAGCAGGATGCGCCGCTTATTCGGATGTGCAAGTCGCTATTCTGGAAAATAACGGTTCGATTTCCGTTGTTCAGCATAGAGACAGAAAGGCAGCTCCGCCTGAGGAGGAACCGAGACCGTGA
- a CDS encoding YfcE family phosphodiesterase codes for MKIGIISDTHDNAERVEKALKIFRDNQVGLLIHCGDMTNMETALLFQNIPTNAVLGNCDMNEQAISSAIAVSGGQFHGLSGQLLIDNLQIAWTHGHDKKLLHHLENLDKWDFVFYGHTHIARIEQRGKTTIINPGAIQRVTVPTIGVLDCKTKEYQSITVE; via the coding sequence ATGAAGATTGGAATTATCAGCGATACACACGACAACGCCGAGCGAGTAGAAAAGGCTCTGAAAATCTTCCGCGATAACCAGGTGGGGCTTTTGATCCATTGTGGCGACATGACCAACATGGAAACGGCTTTGCTCTTCCAGAACATCCCCACCAATGCCGTTCTCGGGAACTGCGATATGAATGAGCAGGCAATTTCCAGTGCCATCGCCGTATCGGGTGGCCAATTCCACGGTCTTTCGGGCCAACTACTGATCGACAACCTGCAAATCGCCTGGACCCACGGCCACGACAAAAAGCTTTTGCACCATCTTGAGAATCTGGATAAGTGGGATTTCGTTTTTTACGGTCACACTCATATCGCGCGCATCGAACAGCGCGGGAAGACGACGATAATTAACCCGGGGGCCATTCAACGGGTGACTGTGCCAACCATTGGCGTCCTGGACTGCAAGACGAAGGAATACCAGTCGATTACGGTGGAGTAA
- the rplS gene encoding 50S ribosomal protein L19 — protein MKSKLISAVEKAQVAKASELTAKQAEVQKSNVTRTINAFNIGDTVDVHHWIETGEKGRLQVFSGTVIGRKGEGICESFVVRRIVQGEGVERTFPLNSPKIAKIEVKRSGKVRRAKLYYLRDRVGKATRVKELKVKTTKPVA, from the coding sequence ATGAAATCCAAACTTATCTCAGCCGTTGAAAAGGCTCAGGTTGCCAAAGCGAGTGAACTGACCGCCAAACAGGCTGAAGTGCAGAAGTCGAATGTGACCCGTACGATCAATGCGTTCAACATCGGCGATACCGTCGATGTGCACCACTGGATTGAAACAGGCGAGAAGGGCCGTCTCCAGGTCTTCTCGGGGACCGTCATCGGCCGCAAGGGCGAAGGCATCTGCGAATCGTTCGTCGTTCGCCGCATCGTGCAGGGCGAAGGTGTGGAACGGACGTTTCCGCTCAATTCGCCCAAGATCGCCAAGATTGAAGTGAAGCGAAGCGGTAAGGTGCGGCGTGCCAAACTTTATTACCTCCGCGACCGCGTCGGTAAGGCTACCCGCGTCAAGGAACTCAAGGTCAAGACGACCAAACCGGTGGCCTAG
- the rpsP gene encoding 30S ribosomal protein S16 has protein sequence MAVRIRMKQMGRTHRHFYRIVAIDHRQPRDGKVIEDLGTYDPFVIDKDKRVTLIPDRIKYWKSVGAQVSDRVDTFLNKYMARFEAEAAANQAPPANPNQA, from the coding sequence GTGGCAGTTCGTATTCGAATGAAACAGATGGGCCGCACCCACCGGCACTTCTACCGGATAGTTGCTATCGATCATCGCCAACCGCGTGATGGTAAGGTGATCGAAGACTTGGGAACTTACGATCCTTTCGTAATCGACAAGGATAAGCGAGTGACGCTGATTCCCGACCGCATCAAGTACTGGAAGAGCGTCGGGGCTCAGGTATCGGATCGCGTCGATACGTTCCTGAACAAGTACATGGCCCGTTTCGAAGCCGAAGCTGCCGCGAATCAGGCTCCACCGGCCAATCCGAACCAGGCTTAA